The proteins below come from a single Cylindrospermopsis raciborskii Cr2010 genomic window:
- a CDS encoding metallophosphoesterase, translating to MSKFRVNPYLQNPSSNGVSVTWFTTEDVDGTLTVTGPGLTSPLVLTSNPTFEPVLAYTTAEQNQTITGLANSWLIDNNNYKHRINLDGLDSNQTYSYTVAQGGATFTSTFKTAPLATEWSSIRFIAMSDSETEPRGRITYREWQPGLLAEGSERPSLTGSQWATTFGTSGSGAAQTLRYALTETKGYQENLNIVNSRNPDFLLMPGDLVQGGGYQPGWDEFFRHNAGEFDSGLSKYAILPALGNWENFGALNGGYGTDADGRFGPKFGRDKYHVYFDSPENGTPTHRDNYYRVDYGPVTILTLDSSNGEPDDRRSNYGGSGQPPKVTGTTFTDPGKDTQDNYTRQQYESFGGTDLADFNPGSTQWNWVEAQLQDARANGQIIFVQFHHVPYSSGEHGQPMNHDLSTGQGGTPLRQYQGMFETYGVAAVLSGHSEMFERSFVDQNADGTGVTYYDVGVSGDGLRGEKRTGSGVSTPLLSYNEYSQWTADQSEAEVWKVIDGVPQLVDGGKHYGHLEVNIEPFTPIAGITAKIEFTPVYSFPILDATYNLVATERRVYDDPVVMLVTDEGSVINIPLTPEATVAVLEAKLVTTTPGSDMVIANAPNSQADGINDLILTGAGNDEVDTTLSLPLTLKGQNRIFTGSGSDIITVNDQDRGFGGSGNDVFYATDASGYRISGGVGNDIFYLGVNGRAIGGEGDDRFFVGEGGGNIISGGAGADQFWILTDDPTKLKASNTIVDYTIGTDVIGITNQVANSKGDLTFSGSDISLNGVLIATLNGVNAAGATFVFANPLAS from the coding sequence ATGAGCAAATTTCGCGTTAATCCCTATCTGCAAAATCCCTCTTCCAATGGGGTTTCTGTCACTTGGTTTACTACAGAAGATGTGGACGGTACTCTTACAGTGACTGGCCCAGGTTTGACCAGTCCTTTAGTGTTAACCAGTAATCCCACCTTTGAACCCGTACTCGCCTACACCACTGCGGAGCAAAATCAGACCATCACGGGGTTGGCAAATAGTTGGTTAATCGACAACAATAATTACAAGCACAGAATAAATTTAGACGGATTAGATTCAAATCAGACTTATAGTTACACCGTCGCCCAAGGGGGTGCTACCTTTACTTCTACCTTTAAAACTGCTCCCCTTGCTACAGAATGGTCTAGTATTCGCTTCATTGCCATGTCCGACAGTGAAACAGAACCCCGTGGGCGAATCACCTATCGGGAGTGGCAACCAGGTTTATTGGCGGAGGGTTCTGAGCGTCCTAGCTTAACGGGTAGTCAGTGGGCTACCACCTTTGGCACCTCTGGTTCTGGCGCTGCCCAAACCTTGCGCTATGCGCTGACGGAAACTAAGGGGTATCAAGAGAACTTGAATATTGTCAACAGTAGAAACCCGGACTTTTTACTCATGCCTGGAGACCTGGTACAAGGGGGTGGCTACCAACCAGGTTGGGATGAATTTTTCCGTCACAACGCCGGGGAGTTTGATAGTGGGCTGTCTAAGTACGCCATTTTACCCGCCCTGGGGAACTGGGAAAATTTTGGCGCTCTCAACGGGGGGTATGGTACGGATGCTGATGGCCGTTTTGGACCAAAGTTTGGGCGAGATAAGTACCATGTTTACTTTGATAGTCCGGAAAATGGAACTCCAACTCACCGGGACAACTACTACCGGGTAGACTATGGTCCTGTGACTATCCTCACTCTAGATAGCTCTAATGGGGAACCGGATGATCGCCGCAGTAACTATGGTGGTTCGGGTCAGCCACCTAAGGTCACTGGTACTACTTTTACTGATCCGGGAAAAGACACCCAGGATAATTATACCCGTCAACAGTACGAAAGCTTTGGCGGTACTGATCTGGCAGACTTTAACCCCGGTAGTACTCAGTGGAACTGGGTAGAGGCCCAACTTCAAGATGCGCGCGCTAATGGTCAAATCATTTTTGTACAGTTTCACCATGTTCCCTATAGTAGTGGCGAGCATGGACAACCTATGAATCATGACTTATCCACTGGTCAGGGCGGTACACCTCTACGCCAATATCAAGGAATGTTTGAAACCTATGGTGTTGCTGCTGTTCTCTCTGGTCATAGTGAGATGTTTGAGCGTAGTTTTGTCGATCAAAATGCAGATGGCACTGGGGTCACTTACTACGATGTTGGTGTGTCCGGTGATGGATTACGGGGTGAAAAGCGCACGGGATCTGGGGTGAGTACTCCTTTGCTTAGTTATAATGAGTACAGTCAGTGGACTGCCGATCAAAGTGAAGCGGAGGTTTGGAAAGTGATTGATGGTGTGCCTCAACTCGTGGACGGAGGCAAACATTATGGTCATTTGGAGGTAAATATTGAACCTTTCACTCCTATAGCAGGAATCACTGCCAAAATTGAGTTTACGCCGGTCTACAGTTTCCCCATTCTGGATGCAACCTATAACCTTGTGGCAACTGAGCGCCGCGTTTATGATGATCCGGTGGTTATGCTGGTCACGGATGAAGGATCGGTGATTAATATTCCTTTAACTCCTGAGGCTACTGTGGCGGTCTTAGAAGCTAAGCTAGTCACTACTACACCAGGATCTGATATGGTCATTGCTAATGCCCCCAATAGTCAGGCAGATGGTATCAATGACCTGATCTTGACCGGAGCTGGAAATGATGAGGTGGATACTACTTTGTCTTTGCCCCTAACTCTGAAGGGACAAAATCGTATTTTTACGGGGAGTGGTAGTGATATAATAACGGTAAATGATCAGGATCGGGGTTTTGGCGGCAGTGGTAATGATGTATTTTATGCCACAGATGCCAGTGGCTACCGGATCTCTGGTGGTGTGGGTAATGATATCTTCTACCTCGGTGTTAATGGTCGTGCCATCGGTGGTGAAGGTGATGACCGGTTCTTCGTGGGTGAAGGTGGAGGTAATATAATCTCTGGTGGTGCTGGTGCGGATCAGTTTTGGATTCTCACTGATGACCCTACCAAGTTAAAAGCATCTAACACGATTGTTGACTACACCATCGGTACGGATGTAATAGGCATTACTAACCAGGTTGCCAACTCTAAGGGTGACCTCACCTTCAGTGGTAGTGATATCAGCCTAAATGGTGTGTTAATTGCTACTCTTAACGGAGTGAATGCTGCAGGTGCAACCTTCGTTTTTGCCAATCCTTTGGCCAGCTAG
- a CDS encoding tetratricopeptide repeat protein — translation MLGDDILRSCSMFIFRRLITSGLIGFLVSSCADAAQSSTEYTKQIVQENNVARLMAQVQDSQKVSNLLSQGNGFLDRGRYEEALQLYNRVIEIQKDSVPSWVNRGNALLSLKQYEEALRSYNQAIALRPNKNEAWYNRGNALSALGRYEEAIRSYNESIVIEPNKFEAWINKGIALTKLRRYQEGLASYNQAISINPNFAAAYYNKACNYALQKQTDLAVKSLAKAIKMERQKYTELAKADNDFIQVKYNREFQNLLK, via the coding sequence ATGCTAGGAGATGATATTTTGCGTAGTTGTAGTATGTTTATTTTTCGACGCTTGATTACATCTGGGTTGATTGGTTTCCTAGTAAGCAGCTGTGCTGATGCAGCCCAATCTTCTACGGAATATACAAAACAAATTGTTCAGGAAAATAACGTAGCACGGCTAATGGCCCAGGTTCAGGATAGTCAAAAAGTCTCAAATCTATTGAGTCAGGGCAATGGTTTCTTAGATAGGGGACGCTACGAAGAAGCACTTCAGCTCTATAACCGGGTAATTGAAATTCAAAAGGATAGTGTACCATCATGGGTAAATAGGGGAAATGCTCTATTATCGCTAAAACAATACGAAGAAGCATTGAGATCTTATAATCAGGCGATCGCCCTCCGCCCTAACAAAAATGAAGCCTGGTATAATCGAGGAAATGCCCTATCAGCATTAGGTCGTTACGAAGAGGCAATAAGGTCATATAACGAGTCTATAGTGATTGAGCCAAATAAATTTGAGGCATGGATAAACAAGGGAATTGCCCTGACAAAACTAAGACGCTACCAGGAAGGTTTGGCATCCTATAATCAAGCAATTAGCATCAATCCGAATTTCGCCGCCGCATATTATAATAAGGCTTGTAATTATGCCTTACAGAAGCAGACAGACTTAGCTGTGAAGTCTTTAGCCAAAGCTATTAAGATGGAACGTCAAAAATATACTGAACTAGCAAAAGCAGATAATGACTTTATTCAAGTTAAGTATAACAGGGAATTTCAAAATTTACTGAAATAA
- a CDS encoding protochlorophyllide reductase produces MEKPHSTVIITGASSGVGLYSAKSLAARGWHVVMACRDLEKTKKVAQAVGIAPDSYTIINLDLASLDSVRRFVQEFRSTGKTLDALVCNAAIYMPLLKEPLYSPDGYELSVATNHLGHFLLCNLMLEDLKKSSAPEPRLVILGTVTHNPNELGGKIPPRPDLGDLQGFAAGFKAPYSMIDGKKFEPVKAYKDSKVCNVLTMRELHRRYHDSTGITFSSLYPGCVATTALFRNHYPLFQKLFPIFQKYITGGFVTEEQAGERVAQVVADPTYNQSGIYWSWGNRQKKNRQSFAQKVSNEASDDAKAEKMWNLSAKLVGIV; encoded by the coding sequence ATGGAAAAACCTCATTCAACAGTTATAATTACTGGTGCATCCTCTGGTGTGGGCTTATACTCAGCTAAATCTCTGGCAGCCAGGGGTTGGCATGTGGTTATGGCTTGTCGGGATCTAGAAAAAACCAAAAAAGTGGCCCAAGCAGTAGGAATTGCTCCGGATAGCTATACTATAATAAATTTAGACCTAGCGTCATTGGATAGTGTCAGAAGATTTGTACAAGAGTTCAGATCCACTGGTAAAACTTTGGATGCTTTGGTGTGCAATGCAGCTATTTACATGCCCTTACTAAAAGAGCCTTTGTATAGTCCTGATGGTTATGAGTTGAGTGTGGCCACGAACCATTTGGGTCACTTTCTTCTGTGCAATCTCATGTTAGAGGATCTGAAAAAATCCTCTGCTCCCGAACCAAGGTTAGTAATTTTGGGGACGGTTACCCATAACCCGAACGAGCTAGGAGGTAAAATTCCCCCTCGACCTGATTTGGGGGATTTACAAGGGTTTGCAGCTGGATTTAAAGCTCCCTATTCTATGATTGATGGAAAAAAATTTGAGCCGGTGAAAGCCTATAAAGATAGTAAGGTATGCAATGTCTTGACCATGCGAGAATTGCACCGTCGCTATCATGATTCTACAGGTATTACCTTTAGTTCCCTCTATCCAGGTTGTGTAGCTACCACGGCACTTTTCCGCAATCACTATCCACTATTTCAGAAACTGTTCCCCATTTTTCAAAAATATATTACCGGTGGGTTTGTGACAGAAGAACAAGCTGGTGAAAGAGTGGCACAAGTGGTTGCTGACCCAACCTACAATCAGTCTGGAATCTATTGGAGTTGGGGTAATAGACAAAAGAAAAATCGTCAGTCTTTTGCCCAAAAGGTTTCTAATGAAGCTAGTGATGATGCAAAAGCCGAAAAGATGTGGAATTTGAGTGCTAAGTTGGTTGGAATCGTCTAA
- a CDS encoding pentapeptide repeat-containing protein has protein sequence MSVESNSNSTSNLSPDSHSLSGNHLLDHQLHPDDFDGKAGENTLASERFFAQQALTAISFLQSPKYTNFLKKSTSIFSHNTTLTSGANSQDFIFTLLAIALTIISATINNSFLGVISTILNIFLCLKLLLPWLRAIIKEWVSPQDQKIFLGFVALTFAIIGSLKFLGLGNVLIKETQKINWDTLGSIADWFGALGQIFIAIIAVYVAWRQYIISKDLTIQQNLLTVQQNIITQQQTIDSYFQGISDLVLDEEGLLEDWPQERAIAEGRTSAILSSVDASGKAKILRFLSRSKLLTPLQRDRRLGRPILDGMGGYAEDRLYGTRVIDLGVMLAGSDLSNTDLRWTDLTEVNLVHANLSGCDLVKANLSRAILYEANINQADLNGIRLFYGSAEQASPRSRTEPPNYQTGEHTGAVVENVDFTDVQRMSESTRYYCCAWCGEKSRTTIPGGCEGIPNKLARNEI, from the coding sequence ATGAGTGTGGAGTCTAATTCTAATTCAACTTCTAATTTAAGTCCTGATTCTCACAGTTTATCAGGTAACCATTTGCTAGATCATCAATTACACCCAGATGATTTTGATGGTAAAGCGGGTGAAAATACACTGGCTTCAGAACGTTTCTTTGCTCAACAAGCCCTAACTGCTATTTCCTTCTTACAATCCCCGAAATATACCAATTTTCTCAAAAAATCTACCTCTATTTTCTCCCACAACACTACCCTGACCTCCGGTGCTAATTCTCAAGATTTTATCTTTACCCTCCTGGCGATCGCCTTGACTATTATCAGTGCGACTATTAATAATAGTTTTCTGGGTGTTATCAGCACCATATTGAATATTTTCCTATGCTTAAAACTACTTTTACCCTGGTTGAGAGCAATTATTAAAGAGTGGGTTTCTCCACAAGATCAGAAGATTTTTTTAGGTTTTGTCGCCCTTACCTTTGCCATTATTGGCAGCTTAAAATTCTTGGGTTTAGGTAATGTTCTCATCAAGGAAACTCAGAAAATTAATTGGGATACTTTAGGAAGTATAGCAGATTGGTTTGGAGCTTTGGGTCAAATTTTTATAGCTATAATTGCCGTTTATGTGGCCTGGAGACAATATATAATTTCCAAAGATCTAACTATTCAACAAAATCTACTCACAGTTCAGCAAAATATTATTACCCAACAACAAACCATAGATTCCTACTTTCAAGGAATTTCTGACTTAGTCTTAGATGAGGAAGGACTATTAGAAGATTGGCCCCAAGAAAGAGCGATCGCTGAAGGGCGCACCTCTGCAATTCTTAGTAGTGTAGATGCTAGTGGAAAAGCCAAAATACTCAGATTTCTTTCTCGCTCTAAACTCCTCACTCCTTTACAACGTGACCGTCGTCTAGGTAGACCCATTCTTGATGGTATGGGTGGTTATGCTGAAGACAGATTATATGGAACCCGGGTTATAGATTTAGGAGTAATGTTAGCGGGTTCTGATTTATCAAATACTGATTTACGCTGGACAGACTTAACGGAAGTGAATTTAGTTCATGCTAACCTAAGTGGTTGCGATTTAGTCAAAGCTAACCTATCTCGTGCTATACTATACGAGGCAAATATTAACCAAGCAGATTTAAATGGTATACGTTTGTTTTATGGGTCAGCAGAGCAAGCTTCACCTCGCAGTCGTACTGAACCTCCTAACTATCAAACAGGGGAGCATACAGGAGCAGTGGTAGAGAACGTGGATTTTACTGATGTACAAAGAATGTCAGAATCAACTCGTTACTATTGTTGTGCTTGGTGTGGAGAGAAATCCAGAACTACCATACCTGGTGGTTGTGAAGGAATACCAAATAAATTGGCAAGAAATGAAATTTGA
- a CDS encoding zinc-binding dehydrogenase gives MSDRMRAIVVDPNIPGRLTIKEVPVPTPTANEALIRVASTSLNRGELRRASTATPGWRPGWDLAGTVEKSAADGSGPAVGTRVVGYVPSGAWGELVPVPTHSLSELPHFVSFTQAATLPIAGLTAYHIMKKGGFLLNKSVLITGASGGVGNFAIQLARLSGAKVVAHLRQSKYESVVKQAGARHVVIGEDISSAQVYGPYHLIVDSVGGNILGQALNFLDSNGTAVVFGATGGREVTFNAGNLYALGGASIYGLIVFHELKQEPAAIGLKWLLELVESAQLRPHIEIEASWNEVANIAQKLMERSFPGKAVLHIL, from the coding sequence ATGAGTGATAGAATGCGTGCTATTGTAGTTGACCCTAATATACCCGGGCGCTTAACAATAAAAGAAGTTCCCGTACCCACACCCACTGCGAATGAAGCTTTGATTAGAGTTGCATCAACTTCATTAAATCGCGGTGAACTCAGACGTGCTAGTACAGCTACTCCTGGTTGGCGTCCTGGTTGGGATTTAGCTGGTACTGTAGAAAAATCCGCTGCTGATGGTTCTGGTCCTGCTGTGGGAACACGGGTAGTAGGTTATGTTCCCAGTGGTGCATGGGGAGAGTTAGTCCCAGTACCCACCCATTCTCTGTCCGAATTACCACACTTTGTATCATTTACTCAAGCTGCTACCCTACCGATAGCAGGTCTAACAGCTTACCATATCATGAAAAAAGGTGGTTTTCTACTGAATAAATCCGTGTTAATTACTGGTGCATCTGGTGGAGTTGGTAACTTTGCCATTCAGCTGGCTCGATTAAGCGGAGCAAAAGTAGTTGCACATCTACGACAATCTAAATATGAATCTGTAGTCAAACAAGCGGGAGCTCGTCACGTGGTCATTGGTGAGGATATTTCATCTGCTCAAGTATACGGACCCTATCACTTGATTGTAGATTCTGTAGGTGGTAATATTCTTGGTCAAGCTCTCAATTTTCTGGACTCTAATGGAACAGCTGTGGTATTTGGAGCTACTGGGGGAAGGGAAGTAACCTTTAACGCAGGCAATCTTTATGCTCTTGGTGGTGCGAGTATATATGGGTTAATAGTATTTCATGAATTGAAACAAGAACCAGCGGCTATAGGGTTAAAATGGTTGTTGGAGCTAGTGGAATCTGCCCAATTACGTCCCCATATTGAGATAGAAGCGTCATGGAACGAAGTTGCCAACATAGCACAAAAGTTGATGGAAAGAAGTTTTCCTGGTAAAGCAGTTTTGCATATTTTATGA